In one window of Pseudobdellovibrionaceae bacterium DNA:
- a CDS encoding matrixin family metalloprotease, with the protein MSTGHRSLIWLVIVGWTTLGFRPYPGAHSYPVDNSSSANSKVFVVYTNAADTVTNDLPTDDTLGAGTLTVSQIMDSVFTDYNSIGGSFLTLVDTSDSDYSVANAENRTLTIQFGNSFGNSTGEARPTWDGDSIVGCTITARSSILDSAKEFVAIMTHEIGHCLGLDHPQESNNAIMSYFRSEDMIRLQIDDKMGITYLYPQDSEANKESPTLGLTCARK; encoded by the coding sequence TTGAGCACCGGTCACAGAAGTTTAATTTGGTTAGTGATTGTGGGTTGGACCACCTTGGGGTTTCGGCCATATCCCGGGGCACACAGCTATCCTGTGGACAATTCTTCTTCAGCCAACAGCAAGGTGTTTGTTGTATACACCAATGCCGCTGACACTGTGACCAATGATTTGCCCACCGATGACACTTTGGGGGCGGGTACACTGACAGTGAGTCAAATCATGGATTCGGTATTTACAGATTACAACAGTATTGGTGGATCTTTTTTGACCCTTGTTGATACGTCCGACAGTGATTACTCGGTGGCTAATGCTGAAAACAGAACCCTAACCATTCAATTTGGTAATTCATTTGGAAACTCAACAGGAGAAGCCCGGCCCACTTGGGATGGTGACAGCATTGTGGGCTGTACGATCACGGCAAGGTCAAGCATTCTTGACTCTGCAAAAGAGTTTGTTGCGATTATGACCCACGAAATTGGTCACTGTTTAGGTCTAGATCACCCGCAAGAATCTAATAACGCAATCATGTCTTATTTTCGAAGCGAAGATATGATCAGGCTTCAGATCGACGATAAAATGGGCATCACCTATTTGTATCCGCAAGACTCTGAGGCCAACAAAGAGTCACCCACATTGGGCCTCACTTGCGCCCGAAAATAA
- a CDS encoding glycosyltransferase family 9 protein yields the protein MKVDTMRKVDFYAGVPLCFLATWIRKALDLFASGPSVSAPRKVLLIELSEMGSAILVDPAMRKLKRAGCELYFVIFKKNKPSLDLLKTVAEENIFTIREDSFGVLVKDTLRFLLWCRKNQIDTIIDLELFSRFTALLTGFSGATRRVGYYKYHNEGVYRGDMLTHKVWYNPHMHIAKNFISLVNACLAKTVEVPFTKSVITDEEIGLARAEISPAHRESVQSKLDSIEPNLASKSLVLINANASDMLPQRRWPKEFFAALIVKILQQYPKSYVLLTGAPQERTELDQIVQMVGHKQCINFAGAVKFAELPALYDLAKVMISNDSGPPHFASVTELPTFVLFGPETPSLYGALGNSTPITLELSCSPCVSAWNHRKTPCSDNQCMKQLSPELVFQKVSSKLNQVLSTPMTHSLESQALHDLQ from the coding sequence ATGAAAGTCGATACTATGCGCAAGGTGGACTTCTATGCAGGAGTGCCCCTTTGTTTTTTAGCCACCTGGATTCGAAAAGCCCTTGATCTCTTTGCAAGTGGACCCTCAGTGTCTGCTCCGCGCAAGGTCCTCTTGATTGAACTGTCTGAAATGGGCAGTGCTATTCTTGTTGACCCGGCCATGCGCAAACTAAAACGCGCCGGCTGCGAGTTATATTTTGTCATATTCAAGAAAAATAAGCCTAGTTTGGATCTGTTAAAAACCGTTGCCGAGGAAAATATATTTACGATCCGCGAAGACAGCTTTGGTGTGCTGGTAAAAGACACCCTTCGTTTTTTGTTATGGTGTCGAAAAAACCAAATTGATACGATCATTGACCTTGAACTGTTCTCTCGTTTCACCGCCCTACTCACTGGGTTTAGTGGTGCCACTCGACGTGTGGGTTACTACAAATATCACAACGAAGGCGTATACCGCGGCGACATGCTCACTCATAAGGTTTGGTACAACCCGCACATGCATATTGCGAAAAATTTTATTTCTTTAGTGAATGCTTGCTTGGCGAAAACTGTTGAAGTGCCATTCACTAAGTCGGTGATCACAGACGAAGAAATCGGGCTGGCTCGCGCTGAAATTTCACCCGCCCATCGCGAGTCGGTGCAATCTAAGCTCGATAGCATTGAACCCAACCTCGCCTCCAAATCTTTGGTTTTGATCAATGCCAATGCCAGCGACATGTTGCCACAAAGGCGATGGCCGAAAGAGTTTTTTGCAGCTCTTATAGTGAAGATCCTTCAGCAGTATCCGAAAAGCTATGTGTTATTGACGGGGGCTCCCCAAGAGCGAACAGAGCTTGATCAAATTGTGCAAATGGTAGGGCACAAGCAATGCATTAATTTTGCTGGAGCCGTGAAGTTTGCAGAACTGCCTGCCCTCTATGACTTAGCTAAGGTGATGATCAGTAATGATTCAGGACCACCTCACTTTGCCAGCGTCACTGAACTGCCCACGTTTGTTTTGTTTGGACCTGAAACGCCAAGTCTTTATGGAGCTCTCGGTAACTCCACACCCATCACATTAGAACTTTCTTGCTCCCCTTGTGTGAGCGCTTGGAACCACAGAAAAACGCCCTGCTCGGACAACCAATGCATGAAGCAACTCTCGCCCGAGTTGGTGTTCCAGAAAGTCTCTTCAAAACTCAACCAAGTACTCTCGACCCCGATGACCCACAGCCTTGAATCGCAAGCCCTACATGATCTTCAGTAA
- a CDS encoding aromatic amino acid hydroxylase encodes MGHLDYGDLPEYLKQHVTLQHYDLYTAIDHAAWRYIMRISRDFFSQHAHPIYVDGLKATGISINSIPRIEEMDEKLQQFGWRAVPITGFIPPAEFLEFLSLSILPIACDMRQLENLDYTPTPDIVHEAAGHAPIIADPTYASYLHKFGEIARNAIFAKEDLEVYEAVRNLSEVKESPKAKEEDIVAAQNQLDQALDRVTYVSEASQLSRLGWWSTEYGLLKQQNEFFIYGAGLLSSVGESYNCLSESVPKIPLTLDCIGQDFDITKPQPQLFYSESFQELENVIDELADSMAFRKGGLYGLSVAKKAQTVTTCELDSGLQISGVLSAFHHKDDQPYYLQFTGPTQLSREHKQIPSQGPSYHIHGYGTPLGPIEQLQVKPQDLTPIQLHDQLGFRPGQKGTLRFSSGVEVRGELIGTMQEGEKMLVLTFKDCTVQRGDQVFFQPEWGLFDMGCGTDVVSVFGGAADRSAYFKETTPYLRKPTPHRSNAVAQDSLLVELYQSLRDLREAPQASKDWATRVIELAHSLQTKFPADWLLRLEVIDLLKNQKALPELEQSLLNELLEIGRGSKKIQTLIERGLKIL; translated from the coding sequence ATGGGTCATTTAGATTACGGGGACTTGCCAGAATACCTCAAACAACATGTCACGCTTCAACACTATGATTTGTACACCGCCATAGATCATGCAGCTTGGCGCTACATCATGAGAATTTCCCGAGATTTTTTTTCCCAGCACGCTCACCCCATTTACGTGGATGGCCTAAAAGCCACAGGGATCAGCATAAATAGCATCCCCCGCATTGAAGAAATGGATGAAAAGCTCCAACAGTTCGGTTGGCGGGCCGTACCGATCACAGGATTTATTCCGCCGGCAGAATTTTTAGAGTTTTTGAGTTTAAGTATTCTTCCCATTGCGTGCGATATGCGACAACTTGAAAATTTAGATTACACTCCCACTCCCGATATTGTGCATGAAGCCGCCGGCCATGCCCCCATTATAGCTGACCCCACCTATGCTTCTTATTTGCACAAATTTGGCGAAATCGCCCGCAATGCGATATTTGCCAAAGAAGATCTTGAAGTCTACGAAGCCGTAAGAAACCTTTCTGAAGTGAAAGAGTCGCCAAAAGCTAAAGAAGAAGATATCGTCGCGGCACAAAATCAGTTGGATCAGGCCCTCGACCGAGTGACCTATGTCAGTGAGGCAAGCCAACTTTCTCGCCTCGGGTGGTGGTCCACAGAGTACGGACTGCTTAAACAACAAAATGAGTTTTTCATTTACGGCGCGGGCCTTCTCTCATCCGTCGGCGAAAGCTATAATTGTTTGAGTGAATCCGTTCCTAAAATCCCCCTCACCTTAGATTGTATTGGGCAAGATTTTGATATCACAAAACCACAACCGCAGCTTTTTTACAGCGAAAGCTTTCAAGAACTTGAAAATGTCATTGATGAGTTAGCCGACTCCATGGCTTTTAGAAAAGGGGGCCTGTACGGCCTTTCTGTAGCAAAAAAGGCCCAAACGGTGACCACATGTGAGTTGGATTCAGGCTTGCAAATAAGTGGAGTCTTGAGCGCATTCCACCATAAAGATGATCAACCCTACTACTTACAATTCACTGGCCCCACGCAGCTATCAAGAGAGCATAAGCAAATCCCATCGCAAGGACCCTCGTACCATATTCACGGGTATGGCACCCCTTTAGGCCCCATCGAACAGCTTCAAGTAAAACCGCAAGACCTTACACCCATTCAACTGCACGATCAGTTGGGCTTTCGCCCCGGTCAAAAAGGGACATTGCGGTTTTCTTCAGGCGTTGAAGTCCGAGGTGAGCTAATCGGCACCATGCAAGAGGGCGAAAAAATGCTGGTGCTCACATTTAAAGATTGCACCGTTCAACGAGGAGACCAAGTTTTCTTTCAGCCAGAATGGGGATTGTTCGATATGGGATGTGGCACTGACGTGGTCTCCGTGTTTGGCGGTGCTGCAGATAGAAGCGCTTATTTCAAAGAAACCACCCCTTATTTGAGAAAGCCCACTCCCCACCGCTCCAATGCTGTGGCCCAAGACTCCCTGCTTGTTGAACTGTACCAAAGCCTCCGCGATCTTCGAGAAGCTCCTCAGGCCTCAAAAGATTGGGCGACCAGGGTCATTGAACTCGCTCACTCTCTGCAAACCAAATTTCCGGCAGATTGGTTGTTGCGCCTAGAGGTCATAGATCTACTGAAAAACCAAAAGGCTCTCCCTGAACTCGAACAGTCACTATTGAACGAGCTTTTAGAAATTGGCCGAGGCTCGAAAAAGATTCAGACTTTGATCGAGCGGGGTCTTAAAATTCTATAA
- a CDS encoding prepilin-type N-terminal cleavage/methylation domain-containing protein: protein MRKPQAFKLINGRGRDRGISLLEVMIALGISGVVMMSVMSMTQMMYFNNSKMTLVSARGEILSRIRSIAVDISNMNYSAELTKAMGAQGYAAGGASLQHNQYEMLANCLPEQTSSDECDKNTFDVADKGLHFYLTNVPLAGGAPDPLNYVAGENVYYTSDGARCIEESDINDPIRCPLYADIWYEPYCLNFAGSCFKANSITVRYEVGVREQPSGTAGTSIKSLTGEIYIPLQKGITLSTLYTENLAALNNNPASGVYAIEKNIGLPGQMGIKGLRFQVLVGNPSGLENMKLQYRKVVGPAAKGISDDTVPASLQNQPWEDVKDPATNTAPWAFSLVGAQANQAFIFGTNTYYFRTSSKAANDSQFMWTVQGGNPVAPQFKSGFYQFRVLAKDVLSNNVPSSNMMTVRIYSRPQVLSVGAGAQSGLWRDCQGATTNFSYYVVDDEAVVEDSISLSGATLSTNTPDAETDYLTHAFDRSKIKGNYNVTVKGDNAFTLANRVIQPSNGGLTATMQQVSASTGINLIEVPIWLFMYSSTSQIRMNSTGDVSLYYYTGNCCTTVPNVSWAYPTTPSSHLSGDATSSLNCNISGSYRICTTSVTATGIQDGSPVDTNNVNATLGLAGAPAACTTSGDMQIGKYIPVVNIPAISFFNEESLWIDIAGNNGPTQPTPAGAPVVKLKAEFQPLYDVVVDVVDQSDGTPLCSNVLFSGCGGVSAACSNKPQYASCTLPANFSGQLLIQENSVNVKGVAEAVTNDHQASLDPGGLSHTVCNTNVTTSANFPATKNYSTVYPMLNSPWGYYGNLLQYPENDASHWDNGGSNYSKTLRCYDSWTGFNAVSSNNIQDGLFHVTTYHMQVPNPNPYYHKNSSISYEPFFFPYNGSPIPDWSAPNVPELFIVARGSGSPVTWAFTNENNETSTTAPQAWTDRTGEVCTGNSALSQVKLWSSPMMGFDNPTGTMKTTDSARMVFNGGWGYAFICTYGRYNPSGRTYAAPIN, encoded by the coding sequence TACGCCGCCGGCGGAGCCAGCCTACAACACAATCAATATGAAATGTTAGCAAACTGTCTGCCCGAACAGACCAGCTCGGATGAGTGCGATAAAAACACCTTCGATGTGGCGGATAAGGGCTTGCACTTTTATTTGACCAATGTGCCATTGGCCGGCGGAGCGCCTGACCCCTTGAACTATGTGGCTGGAGAAAACGTCTATTATACATCTGATGGAGCTCGCTGTATCGAAGAGTCTGATATCAATGACCCTATTCGCTGCCCCCTTTATGCAGATATTTGGTATGAACCTTACTGTCTAAACTTTGCAGGCAGCTGTTTTAAAGCCAACTCCATCACCGTTCGATATGAAGTGGGTGTGAGAGAACAACCCTCTGGCACGGCCGGCACATCTATCAAATCTCTCACTGGTGAAATTTATATTCCCCTACAAAAAGGCATTACATTAAGTACTCTCTACACAGAGAATTTGGCGGCCCTTAACAACAATCCGGCCTCAGGGGTGTATGCCATCGAAAAAAATATTGGATTGCCAGGCCAGATGGGCATTAAAGGACTTCGCTTTCAAGTTCTAGTAGGAAACCCCTCTGGACTTGAAAATATGAAGTTGCAGTATAGAAAAGTGGTGGGCCCCGCAGCCAAGGGGATCAGTGATGACACCGTCCCCGCCTCGCTGCAAAATCAACCCTGGGAAGACGTGAAAGATCCCGCCACCAATACGGCCCCATGGGCTTTTTCACTGGTGGGCGCCCAGGCGAATCAGGCTTTTATTTTTGGGACCAATACTTATTATTTTCGTACATCTTCTAAAGCGGCTAATGATTCGCAATTTATGTGGACAGTGCAAGGCGGAAACCCTGTGGCCCCGCAATTTAAGTCTGGGTTTTACCAGTTTCGGGTACTGGCAAAAGACGTGCTCAGCAACAATGTGCCTTCAAGTAATATGATGACGGTTCGTATTTATAGCCGTCCACAAGTTCTCTCTGTGGGGGCCGGTGCTCAGTCGGGACTTTGGCGCGATTGCCAAGGGGCAACCACAAACTTTTCTTACTACGTGGTGGATGACGAAGCTGTGGTGGAAGATAGTATCTCGCTAAGTGGTGCAACATTGTCGACTAATACCCCTGATGCTGAAACAGACTATTTAACTCACGCCTTTGATCGTTCAAAAATTAAAGGTAACTACAATGTTACCGTTAAAGGCGATAATGCGTTCACTCTAGCTAATCGAGTGATTCAACCGTCAAATGGTGGACTGACTGCAACCATGCAGCAGGTTTCAGCAAGTACGGGAATCAATTTAATTGAAGTGCCTATATGGCTTTTCATGTACTCAAGCACTTCACAGATTCGGATGAATTCTACGGGCGACGTATCACTGTATTATTACACGGGTAACTGCTGTACGACTGTCCCCAACGTGTCGTGGGCTTATCCCACAACACCGTCCAGTCACTTGAGTGGTGACGCCACAAGCTCTTTAAATTGTAACATTTCTGGCTCTTATCGCATTTGTACAACTTCCGTAACGGCCACAGGGATACAAGATGGTAGTCCTGTAGACACCAACAACGTCAATGCCACATTAGGGTTAGCTGGCGCACCAGCTGCTTGCACGACCTCTGGTGACATGCAGATCGGAAAATACATTCCAGTTGTGAACATCCCTGCCATCAGCTTTTTTAACGAAGAATCCTTATGGATTGATATTGCCGGCAACAATGGCCCGACACAACCCACACCCGCAGGTGCCCCAGTTGTGAAACTGAAAGCGGAGTTCCAACCCCTTTACGACGTGGTCGTTGATGTCGTGGACCAAAGTGATGGTACACCTTTATGCTCAAATGTTCTTTTCAGCGGATGCGGTGGCGTCTCTGCAGCCTGTTCCAATAAACCACAATACGCTAGCTGCACACTCCCTGCTAATTTTTCGGGACAACTGTTGATTCAAGAAAATTCCGTCAATGTGAAGGGTGTGGCTGAAGCGGTTACTAATGATCACCAGGCCTCATTGGATCCTGGAGGCCTATCCCATACCGTCTGCAATACCAACGTCACCACGTCGGCCAATTTCCCCGCCACCAAAAATTACTCCACAGTTTACCCCATGCTGAACTCGCCATGGGGATATTACGGAAACTTGCTTCAGTACCCAGAAAATGATGCAAGCCATTGGGACAACGGCGGTAGCAATTATAGTAAGACACTTAGATGCTACGATTCATGGACCGGATTTAACGCGGTATCATCTAATAACATACAAGATGGCCTGTTTCACGTAACCACCTATCATATGCAAGTGCCAAATCCAAATCCCTATTATCACAAGAATTCTTCTATTTCATATGAGCCATTTTTCTTTCCCTATAACGGCTCTCCCATTCCCGACTGGTCAGCGCCCAATGTGCCCGAACTTTTTATTGTAGCGCGTGGATCAGGATCACCCGTAACCTGGGCCTTCACCAACGAAAATAACGAAACGTCAACGACGGCTCCTCAGGCCTGGACGGATCGAACGGGCGAAGTCTGCACAGGCAATTCGGCACTAAGCCAAGTAAAACTTTGGAGTTCACCGATGATGGGGTTTGATAACCCCACGGGCACAATGAAAACTACGGATTCAGCCCGCATGGTGTTTAACGGTGGCTGGGGTTATGCTTTTATTTGCACATATGGACGCTACAACCCTTCAGGAAGAACTTATGCGGCACCCATCAACTAA